The Flavobacterium psychrophilum genome includes a region encoding these proteins:
- a CDS encoding lactate utilization protein B/C, translating to MSLFKKIFGAVNDVSNEERNPDGNPYLPEQQLPVDELFMLNFKKNGGKFIYCDNLTEVHEQFLNVLEENDWFECEAMCLEPKLYSLLDENKLNYTKPVNPKFILASCENLIADEGSILFSSNQIKQNKPNELPANIVIFATTSQILANKSDGLREIKKKYDKDYPTNITTIKYFEKVKEEDFLHYGSSAKNLYLLLLEDL from the coding sequence ATGAGTCTTTTCAAGAAAATTTTTGGCGCTGTTAACGATGTTTCTAACGAGGAAAGGAACCCTGACGGGAACCCTTATCTTCCGGAACAACAACTTCCTGTTGACGAGCTTTTTATGCTTAATTTCAAGAAGAACGGCGGTAAATTTATTTACTGTGATAACCTTACCGAAGTACACGAACAGTTTCTTAATGTACTTGAAGAAAACGACTGGTTTGAATGTGAAGCCATGTGCCTTGAGCCTAAACTTTACAGCCTGCTCGACGAAAACAAGCTAAATTACACAAAACCGGTAAATCCTAAGTTCATCTTAGCATCATGCGAAAACCTGATTGCCGACGAAGGTTCTATACTGTTTTCATCTAACCAGATAAAACAAAATAAGCCTAATGAGTTACCTGCAAATATTGTAATATTTGCCACTACAAGCCAGATTCTTGCTAATAAGAGCGATGGTCTTAGGGAAATCAAAAAGAAATACGACAAAGATTACCCTACCAATATTACCACCATTAAATATTTTGAAAAAGTAAAAGAAGAAGATTTCCTGCATTACGGTAGTTCTGCTAAAAATCTCTACCTGTTACTTTTAGAAGACCTGTAG
- a CDS encoding phosphatidate cytidylyltransferase, with protein MNESIVRALSGIVYIVLLIGATLFHPFSYIALFGIFMLIAIVEFCRLVNLQQTTPIILGVAGIILFSPFIQADIYTNLLLDAGALLIAISLLVELFGKAKPTPRDNTGKLAKLIGYVILPFILIIRLPFLIADVYTPHVIIGSFILIWSNDTFAYIVGKTMGKRKLFERISPKKTVEGFLGGMIFAIAAAYILSQFDVFITPVFNSPATWMGAAILLVIFGTLGDLVESQLKRKAGVKDSGKIMPGHGGILDRLDSIIFAIPFLFLYYQILTYVS; from the coding sequence ATGAATGAAAGCATCGTCAGGGCGCTGTCAGGCATAGTATATATAGTACTCCTTATAGGTGCTACCCTCTTCCACCCTTTTAGTTACATTGCGTTATTTGGCATTTTTATGTTAATAGCTATTGTTGAATTCTGCCGACTGGTAAATCTTCAACAAACAACACCGATTATTTTAGGAGTAGCCGGTATTATTTTATTCTCTCCGTTTATACAGGCCGATATATACACAAACCTTCTTTTAGATGCGGGTGCATTGCTTATAGCGATATCATTACTTGTAGAATTGTTTGGAAAGGCTAAACCGACACCACGAGACAATACAGGAAAACTGGCTAAGTTGATAGGTTATGTAATTCTACCATTTATTTTAATAATAAGACTGCCTTTTTTAATAGCCGACGTTTATACTCCCCATGTAATTATTGGAAGTTTTATCCTTATATGGTCTAACGACACTTTTGCCTACATTGTAGGTAAAACTATGGGTAAACGTAAGCTGTTTGAACGCATATCTCCCAAAAAAACTGTCGAAGGCTTTTTAGGGGGAATGATTTTCGCGATAGCTGCTGCTTATATCCTTAGTCAGTTTGACGTATTTATAACACCTGTTTTCAACTCTCCCGCCACATGGATGGGAGCCGCTATACTACTTGTAATCTTTGGTACGCTTGGCGATTTGGTTGAATCGCAGCTTAAAAGAAAAGCAGGTGTAAAAGACAGTGGAAAAATTATGCCAGGCCATGGAGGTATATTAGACAGGCTGGATAGTATTATATTTGCAATACCTTTTCTATTTTTGTATTACCAAATCTTAACGTATGTTTCATAA
- a CDS encoding phosphatidylserine decarboxylase produces the protein MFHKEGAKLIFIGLFVTVAIALLAERFIPSATLKLIVQLVAVAFLILILQFFRNPKRYVQAADHNIIAPVDGKVVVIEEVYEPEYFKDKRLQVSIFMSPINVHVTRYAVNGLIKFSKYHPGKYLVAWHPKASEENERTTIVIENVLFGEILYRQIAGALARRIVNYAQEGMQVVQGTDAGFIKFGSRVDLFLPLGTEVNVKLGEKAIGGKTIIATKA, from the coding sequence ATGTTTCATAAAGAAGGAGCTAAACTTATTTTTATCGGGTTATTTGTAACAGTAGCCATTGCATTGCTTGCAGAACGTTTTATACCAAGTGCAACGCTTAAACTTATCGTTCAGCTTGTAGCTGTAGCGTTTTTAATTCTAATCCTGCAATTTTTCAGGAATCCAAAACGCTATGTTCAGGCCGCTGACCACAACATTATTGCACCAGTAGACGGTAAAGTAGTTGTTATCGAAGAGGTGTATGAGCCGGAATACTTTAAAGACAAACGTCTTCAGGTTTCTATTTTCATGTCACCCATCAACGTTCACGTTACGCGTTACGCCGTAAACGGACTTATAAAATTCAGTAAATACCACCCTGGTAAATACCTTGTGGCGTGGCATCCAAAAGCCAGCGAAGAAAACGAGCGTACAACCATCGTTATCGAAAACGTGCTTTTTGGCGAGATACTATACAGGCAAATTGCAGGAGCTCTTGCAAGGCGTATTGTAAATTATGCTCAGGAAGGCATGCAGGTAGTTCAGGGGACAGATGCCGGATTTATTAAATTTGGCTCGAGAGTAGATTTATTCTTACCTTTAGGTACAGAGGTAAATGTAAAGCTTGGTGAAAAAGCTATTGGCGGTAAAACAATAATTGCAACAAAAGCTTAA
- a CDS encoding phosphatidylserine decarboxylase, which produces MQEKDLDTLFQEAYEKASGMTEALPQDVMLRIYAYYKQATQGMAYMNHYQSFDLRNAFKMNAWMQVRHLTADEAKELYIETINSIIK; this is translated from the coding sequence ATGCAGGAAAAAGATCTGGACACCTTGTTTCAGGAAGCTTATGAAAAAGCATCCGGTATGACCGAAGCGCTTCCGCAAGATGTCATGCTGCGTATTTATGCTTATTATAAGCAGGCGACACAAGGGATGGCCTATATGAACCATTACCAAAGTTTCGACTTACGTAACGCCTTTAAAATGAACGCATGGATGCAGGTAAGGCACCTTACCGCAGATGAAGCAAAAGAATTATACATAGAGACAATAAATTCTATAATTAAATAA
- a CDS encoding superoxide dismutase yields the protein MKKVRILLSAFVVMTALQSCKDKNNLEEVVAVPEPQKETAAPIGSPDDVKAEGGPFQVAKLGYAYDALAPHIDAKTMEVHYSKHYKKYTDELNKAIKGTDLEKKTIEEILATLNPENKTVRNNGGGFYNHTFFWEVMGPNGGGTPKGALAEAINKDFGSYENFKTQFTEAATKQFGSGWAWLVLDKTGKLVIGSTPNQDNPLMPNTGISGKPVLALDVWEHAYYLEYQNKRPDYITAFFNVINWDAVSKKYDAAVAVK from the coding sequence ATGAAAAAAGTAAGAATACTACTTTCGGCTTTTGTAGTAATGACAGCATTACAGTCATGTAAGGACAAGAACAACCTTGAAGAAGTGGTTGCTGTACCAGAACCTCAAAAAGAAACGGCAGCACCAATTGGTAGTCCTGATGATGTTAAGGCAGAAGGCGGTCCTTTTCAGGTTGCTAAACTAGGTTACGCTTATGATGCCCTTGCACCTCACATTGATGCTAAAACAATGGAAGTACACTATTCTAAGCATTATAAAAAATATACAGACGAGCTAAACAAGGCTATAAAAGGTACCGATCTTGAAAAGAAAACAATCGAGGAGATATTAGCAACCCTAAATCCGGAAAATAAAACTGTTAGAAATAACGGTGGTGGTTTTTACAACCATACTTTCTTTTGGGAAGTTATGGGACCAAATGGTGGCGGTACTCCAAAAGGTGCTCTAGCAGAAGCTATCAATAAAGATTTTGGTTCTTACGAGAATTTTAAAACGCAATTTACTGAAGCTGCTACAAAACAGTTTGGTTCAGGATGGGCATGGTTGGTACTGGACAAAACTGGCAAGCTTGTTATTGGCAGTACTCCTAACCAGGATAACCCGCTAATGCCTAACACAGGTATTTCGGGCAAACCCGTTCTTGCACTTGATGTATGGGAACACGCTTATTATTTAGAATACCAAAACAAAAGACCTGACTATATTACCGCTTTTTTTAATGTAATTAACTGGGATGCAGTTAGCAAAAAATATGATGCTGCAGTAGCTGTAAAGTAA